A genome region from Frankineae bacterium MT45 includes the following:
- a CDS encoding Plastocyanin (manually curated) has translation MAGILTACGSSATQSSPAPATSSTSAASTTGAASPSASSTASTMPASAAMITIKNFGFTVTGDITPGEKVMVHNEDNEAHTVTADSGGAFDVNVPASSMATLTAPAKAGTYKFHCSYHSEMHGTLTVK, from the coding sequence ATGGCCGGCATTCTCACTGCATGTGGCTCAAGCGCGACGCAATCGAGCCCGGCACCCGCGACGAGTTCTACCTCAGCGGCTTCGACCACCGGCGCCGCTTCACCGTCGGCCTCTTCGACCGCCTCGACGATGCCCGCGAGTGCCGCGATGATCACGATCAAGAACTTCGGGTTCACAGTCACCGGAGACATCACCCCTGGTGAGAAGGTGATGGTCCACAACGAGGACAACGAAGCGCACACCGTGACCGCAGATAGTGGCGGAGCCTTCGACGTCAACGTGCCGGCGTCGTCGATGGCCACTCTCACCGCGCCAGCCAAGGCCGGAACCTACAAGTTCCACTGCAGCTACCACTCCGAGATGCACGGCACGCTCACCGTCAAGTGA
- a CDS encoding Sortase family protein has translation MSSSRPARRAGILSAAGGVLLVAALVTLLVAWRAQRHAPTPPASAASPVAVLPSAAPQGTLPPTTTPGSAPAPQVMTTGPVLPRSEPIRLDIPAIGVSTSVQQLGLAADGSVQVPPLGRDSHAGWYENSPTPGQVGPSILLGHIDSAKYGPGVFFKLGDLRQREQVSVTLADHTVAVFEIERVVEYPKAHFPTYEVYGNLDHAGLRLITCGGHFDPRVKSYEDNIVVYASLISSHPASTHS, from the coding sequence ATGAGCAGCAGCCGCCCCGCCCGACGCGCAGGCATCTTGAGCGCAGCGGGCGGGGTGCTGCTCGTGGCGGCCCTCGTGACGCTCCTCGTCGCCTGGCGAGCGCAGCGCCATGCACCAACCCCGCCGGCGTCGGCGGCTAGCCCAGTCGCCGTTCTCCCGAGTGCCGCGCCGCAGGGCACACTGCCCCCGACGACGACTCCGGGTTCAGCGCCAGCGCCGCAAGTGATGACAACCGGGCCCGTCCTTCCCCGATCAGAACCGATTCGGCTCGACATCCCGGCGATCGGAGTCTCGACCTCGGTGCAACAGCTGGGCCTCGCTGCCGACGGCTCAGTGCAGGTACCACCGCTCGGACGTGATTCGCACGCCGGTTGGTATGAGAACTCGCCAACACCGGGGCAGGTCGGCCCCTCGATCCTGCTGGGACACATCGACTCGGCCAAATACGGACCGGGCGTCTTCTTCAAACTCGGTGACCTGCGCCAGCGCGAACAGGTCTCTGTGACTCTGGCCGATCACACCGTTGCCGTCTTCGAGATCGAACGCGTCGTCGAGTATCCGAAGGCACACTTTCCGACCTACGAGGTCTACGGAAATCTCGATCACGCCGGACTGCGGCTGATCACCTGCGGCGGGCATTTCGATCCGCGGGTCAAGAGCTACGAAGACAACATCGTCGTCTACGCCTCCTTGATCTCATCGCACCCCGCGTCCACACACTCGTGA
- a CDS encoding excinuclease ABC, A subunit: protein MATSKGTPHAADQHDMIRVLGARVNNLKHVSVEIPKRRLTAFTGVSGSGKSSLVFGTIAAESQRLINETYSAFVQGFMPSQARPEVDVLEGLTTAIIIDQERLGADPRSTVGTATDANAMLRILFSRLGEPHIGSPQAFSFNVASVSGAGAVTVERGGRTTKERRAFSVLGGMCPRCDGRGSVNDVDLTQVYDETKSVSDGAILIPGYSVDGWYGRIYRGSGFFDPEKPISKFTKRELNDLLYKEPTKIKVESINLTYEGLIPRIQKSMLSKDVDAMQPHIRAFVERAVTFTICPECDGTRLSAEARSSKIKQISIADACAMQITDLAAWVGELDAPSVAPLLEALRENLDSFVDIGLGYLSLDRPSGTLSGGEGQRVKMIRQLGSSLTDVTYVFDEPTIGLHPHDIQRMNELLLQLRDKGNTVLVVEHKPEAIAIADHVVDLGPGAGTAGGEVVFEGSVEELRDSDTVTGRHLDDRASLKSSVRSAKGALPVRGANTHNLRDVDVDIPLGVLVVLTGVAGSGKSSLVNGSVSGLDGVVTVDQTAIKGSRRSNPATYTGLLDPIRKAFAKANGVKPALFSANSEGACPNCNGAGVIYTDLGLLAGVAVTCEECDGKRFQADVLEYKLGSGERGRNISEVLGMSVAEAEEFFGPGESSTPAAHKILSRLTDVGLGYLRIGQPLPTLSGGERQRLKLATQMAEKGDIYVLDEPTTGLHLADVQNLLGLLDRLVESGKSVIVIEHHQAVMAHADWIIDIGPGAGHDGGQIVFEGTPAEIVADRSTLTGQHLAEYVRS, encoded by the coding sequence TTGGCTACGAGTAAGGGCACACCGCACGCCGCCGATCAGCACGACATGATCCGGGTTCTCGGGGCGCGGGTGAACAACCTCAAGCACGTTAGCGTGGAGATCCCGAAGCGGCGCCTGACGGCCTTCACCGGCGTCTCCGGATCCGGTAAGAGTTCACTGGTCTTCGGCACCATCGCCGCCGAGTCCCAGCGCCTCATCAACGAGACGTACAGCGCGTTTGTGCAGGGATTCATGCCGAGTCAAGCCCGACCCGAGGTCGATGTTCTCGAAGGGCTGACGACCGCGATCATCATCGACCAGGAGCGGCTGGGTGCTGACCCGCGCTCCACCGTCGGTACTGCGACCGATGCCAACGCCATGCTCCGCATTCTCTTCAGTCGCCTCGGCGAGCCGCATATCGGTTCACCGCAGGCCTTCTCCTTCAACGTCGCGTCGGTCAGCGGGGCCGGGGCCGTCACCGTCGAGCGGGGCGGGCGAACCACGAAGGAGCGGCGCGCCTTCAGCGTCCTCGGCGGGATGTGCCCGCGCTGCGACGGGCGGGGCTCGGTCAACGACGTCGATCTGACCCAGGTCTACGACGAGACGAAGTCGGTCAGCGACGGGGCAATCCTCATCCCCGGCTACAGCGTCGACGGCTGGTACGGGCGGATCTATCGCGGCAGTGGCTTCTTCGATCCCGAGAAGCCGATCAGCAAGTTCACCAAGCGGGAACTCAACGATCTGCTCTACAAGGAGCCGACCAAGATCAAGGTCGAGAGCATCAACCTGACCTACGAAGGGCTCATCCCGCGCATCCAGAAGTCCATGCTCTCCAAGGACGTCGACGCGATGCAGCCGCATATCCGCGCCTTCGTGGAGCGGGCCGTGACCTTCACCATCTGCCCCGAGTGTGACGGGACGAGGCTAAGCGCCGAGGCCCGGTCGTCGAAGATCAAGCAGATCAGCATCGCCGACGCCTGCGCCATGCAGATCACCGACCTCGCGGCCTGGGTGGGCGAATTGGACGCACCGTCGGTGGCGCCGCTACTGGAGGCGCTGCGGGAGAACCTTGATTCTTTCGTGGATATCGGCCTGGGGTACCTGTCGCTGGATCGCCCGTCGGGGACACTCTCGGGCGGGGAGGGGCAGCGGGTGAAGATGATCCGCCAGCTCGGATCCTCGCTGACCGACGTCACCTACGTCTTCGATGAGCCCACGATCGGCCTGCATCCGCACGACATCCAGCGGATGAACGAGCTCCTGCTGCAGCTGCGCGACAAGGGGAACACGGTGCTCGTGGTCGAGCACAAGCCGGAGGCGATCGCGATCGCCGACCACGTGGTGGATCTCGGCCCTGGGGCCGGCACCGCCGGCGGTGAAGTCGTCTTCGAAGGCAGCGTCGAGGAACTGCGAGACAGTGACACGGTCACCGGGAGACACCTCGACGATCGGGCGTCGCTGAAATCGTCGGTGCGCAGCGCGAAGGGCGCACTGCCGGTGCGGGGTGCCAACACCCACAATCTGCGGGATGTTGACGTCGATATTCCGCTCGGCGTGCTGGTCGTCCTCACCGGTGTAGCCGGATCCGGGAAGAGCTCGCTCGTCAACGGATCGGTGAGCGGCCTCGACGGTGTGGTGACGGTGGATCAGACCGCCATCAAGGGTTCGCGCCGCAGCAACCCGGCGACGTACACCGGCCTGCTCGACCCGATCCGCAAGGCGTTCGCGAAGGCCAACGGCGTGAAGCCCGCGCTCTTCAGCGCCAACTCTGAGGGGGCCTGCCCGAACTGCAACGGCGCTGGGGTCATCTACACCGACCTTGGATTGCTGGCCGGCGTCGCCGTCACCTGCGAAGAATGCGATGGCAAGCGATTTCAAGCCGACGTGCTGGAGTACAAGCTCGGCAGTGGCGAGCGCGGCCGAAATATCAGTGAAGTACTGGGGATGTCCGTGGCGGAGGCAGAGGAGTTCTTCGGGCCCGGCGAGTCGAGTACACCGGCCGCGCACAAGATCCTGAGCCGGTTGACTGACGTCGGACTCGGATATCTGCGCATCGGCCAACCACTGCCAACCCTCTCCGGCGGCGAGCGGCAGCGACTGAAGCTGGCGACCCAGATGGCCGAGAAGGGTGACATCTACGTCCTGGACGAGCCGACCACCGGGCTGCACCTGGCCGACGTGCAGAACCTCCTCGGTCTGCTGGATCGCCTGGTCGAGTCGGGGAAGTCGGTGATCGTCATCGAGCACCATCAGGCGGTGATGGCCCACGCCGATTGGATCATCGACATCGGTCCGGGCGCCGGTCACGACGGCGGCCAGATCGTCTTCGAGGGGACACCGGCCGAGATCGTCGCCGATCGCTCGACGCTCACCGGGCAGCATCTCGCGGAGTACGTCCGCAGCTGA
- a CDS encoding Uncharacterized conserved protein PhnB, glyoxalase superfamily, with translation MGMDIHIQSSFLPHNDAEASLAFYRDALGFEVRKDVEYGGVHWLTVGPPGQPETSIVLFPPGMDPGITDEERRTIAEMMAKGTFAIITLATKDLDGAFNRLQASDAEVVQEPTQQPYGVRDCSFRDPAGNLVRINEVA, from the coding sequence ATGGGTATGGACATCCACATTCAGTCGTCGTTCCTCCCGCACAATGATGCGGAGGCCTCCCTAGCCTTCTACCGTGACGCCCTTGGCTTCGAGGTCCGCAAGGACGTCGAGTACGGCGGCGTCCACTGGCTCACCGTCGGCCCGCCCGGGCAGCCCGAGACGTCGATCGTCCTCTTCCCGCCGGGCATGGATCCGGGAATCACCGACGAGGAGCGGCGCACCATCGCCGAGATGATGGCCAAGGGAACCTTCGCGATCATCACGCTGGCCACCAAGGATCTCGACGGCGCCTTCAATCGACTGCAGGCCAGCGACGCCGAGGTCGTCCAGGAACCCACCCAGCAGCCCTACGGAGTACGTGACTGCTCCTTCCGCGACCCGGCAGGCAATCTCGTCCGCATCAACGAAGTGGCATAA
- a CDS encoding transcriptional regulator, AraC family, with protein sequence MTRTLTSRDATEQHLRDLAQLRRVRDRMDREYAQPLDVEALARGVHMSAGHLSREFRQAYGESPYSYLMTRRIERAMALLRLGELTVTEVCFAVGCSSLGTFSTRFTELVGMPPSAYRRQAAGLSGEMPPCVVKQVTRPIRNQEAPAGASQLA encoded by the coding sequence GTGACGCGGACGTTGACGAGTCGAGACGCCACCGAGCAGCACCTGCGCGATCTGGCCCAGCTCCGTCGCGTCCGCGATCGCATGGACCGCGAGTACGCCCAGCCGCTGGACGTCGAGGCACTGGCTCGCGGGGTGCACATGTCGGCTGGGCACCTGAGTCGTGAATTCCGCCAGGCGTACGGAGAATCGCCCTATTCGTACTTGATGACGAGGCGTATCGAGCGGGCGATGGCGTTGCTGCGACTGGGTGAACTCACCGTCACCGAGGTCTGCTTCGCCGTTGGCTGCTCGTCGCTGGGCACCTTCAGTACCCGCTTCACCGAGTTGGTCGGCATGCCCCCAAGCGCCTACCGGCGCCAGGCCGCCGGGTTGAGCGGCGAGATGCCGCCGTGTGTGGTGAAGCAGGTAACCAGACCGATCAGGAATCAAGAAGCACCGGCCGGTGCGTCACAACTAGCCTGA
- a CDS encoding succinate-semialdehyde dehydrogenase / glutarate-semialdehyde dehydrogenase translates to MTLPAATPTGLFIDGKFVDGSAGSFDVLNPSTGERLTSVARAGLDDLQLAVDAADAAFADWSATAPRERSEILRRTFELMIERREDLAYLMSLEMGKSLTDARGEVAYAAEFFRWFSEEAVRVDGALRMAPAGTNRILTFRKPVGVALLLTPWNFPAAMATRKLAPALAAGCTAVLKPAEDTPLTALVLAQLMTDAGLPAGVVNVVTTDRPGELVTAALADARIRKLSFTGSTGVGRTLLAQAAERVVNVSMELGGNDPFIVLDDADLDEAVAGAMLAKMRNGGQACTAANRFLVQESVVEAFATKLAAAMGALRVGAGTDEQTQLGPMVNAKAVSGIAAKVTDSIASGATAVIGGEPVDGSGFFYPATVLTGVPRDSAVARDEIFGPVAPIISVRDDEDALALANDTDMGLTGYIYTTNLARGLRMSERLEVGMIGLNRGIVSDPAAPFGGLKQSGLGREGGYEGIDEYLETKYVSTNW, encoded by the coding sequence GTGACACTGCCAGCGGCTACCCCCACCGGCCTGTTCATCGACGGAAAGTTCGTCGACGGCTCAGCCGGGAGCTTCGACGTTCTGAATCCCTCCACTGGTGAACGCCTCACCAGTGTCGCCCGGGCCGGACTCGACGACCTGCAGCTGGCCGTCGACGCCGCGGACGCCGCCTTCGCCGATTGGAGCGCGACCGCGCCCCGCGAGCGGTCGGAGATCCTGCGACGCACCTTCGAGCTGATGATCGAGCGGCGCGAGGATCTGGCCTACCTGATGAGCCTCGAGATGGGGAAGTCGCTGACCGACGCCCGCGGTGAAGTGGCCTATGCGGCTGAGTTCTTCCGCTGGTTCAGCGAAGAGGCGGTCCGGGTCGACGGTGCCCTGCGGATGGCCCCGGCCGGGACGAACCGTATCCTCACCTTCCGCAAGCCGGTCGGGGTGGCCCTGCTGCTCACTCCGTGGAATTTCCCGGCCGCGATGGCCACCCGCAAGCTGGCGCCGGCACTAGCCGCCGGTTGCACGGCGGTGCTGAAGCCGGCCGAGGACACGCCGCTCACCGCGCTGGTGCTGGCTCAGCTGATGACGGACGCCGGGCTGCCGGCCGGTGTGGTCAACGTCGTCACCACTGACCGTCCGGGCGAACTGGTCACTGCGGCGCTGGCCGACGCCCGCATCCGCAAACTCTCCTTCACCGGTTCGACCGGAGTCGGTCGGACGCTGCTGGCCCAGGCCGCCGAGCGGGTCGTCAACGTCTCGATGGAGTTGGGCGGCAACGATCCGTTCATCGTGCTCGACGACGCCGACCTCGACGAGGCGGTGGCCGGCGCGATGCTGGCCAAGATGCGCAACGGCGGGCAGGCCTGCACGGCGGCCAATCGCTTCCTCGTCCAGGAGTCGGTGGTCGAGGCATTCGCAACCAAGCTGGCCGCCGCGATGGGCGCGCTGCGCGTCGGTGCCGGGACGGATGAGCAGACCCAGCTCGGCCCGATGGTGAATGCGAAGGCCGTCAGTGGAATCGCGGCCAAGGTGACGGACTCGATCGCCTCCGGCGCGACCGCGGTGATCGGTGGCGAGCCGGTCGACGGGTCAGGATTCTTCTACCCGGCCACCGTGCTGACCGGCGTTCCGCGAGACAGCGCGGTGGCCCGGGACGAGATCTTCGGCCCGGTCGCCCCGATCATCAGTGTCCGGGACGACGAGGACGCACTGGCCCTGGCCAACGACACCGACATGGGGCTCACCGGTTACATCTACACCACCAACCTGGCCCGTGGCCTGCGGATGAGCGAGCGCCTGGAGGTCGGGATGATCGGCCTGAACCGGGGGATCGTCTCCGACCCAGCGGCGCCCTTCGGCGGCCTCAAGCAGTCGGGCCTCGGGCGTGAGGGCGGCTACGAGGGGATCGACGAGTACCTCGAGACGAAGTACGTCTCGACCAACTGGTGA
- a CDS encoding Glyoxylase, beta-lactamase superfamily II — protein MLSNRIVQAAEGTYLVTGTHTNWVILTDGDDVTLIDGGYPQDYGTLVASLDELGLKPQSVRAVLVTHAHVDHIGSLPRLSRTYGTPILLHPDEVAHARREYLQQCGPVAIVANSWRPGLIKWTREIMAAGATRDVQLPVAQPFAVAPGEALDLPGAPVPVATPGHTSGHCAYFLPAVGAVATGDTLVTGHATSAVEGPQLLLSMFNHDEAATVAALDALAPLDADILLPGHGPVWRGSLRSATAVARERS, from the coding sequence ATGCTCAGCAACAGGATCGTTCAGGCCGCCGAGGGGACGTACCTGGTCACCGGCACGCACACCAACTGGGTCATCCTCACCGACGGCGATGACGTCACCCTCATCGACGGTGGCTACCCGCAGGACTACGGCACGCTGGTCGCCTCCCTGGACGAGCTCGGTCTCAAGCCGCAGAGCGTCCGCGCCGTGCTGGTCACCCACGCGCACGTCGATCACATCGGCTCGCTGCCCCGCCTCTCGCGTACCTATGGGACGCCGATCCTCCTGCATCCGGACGAGGTTGCCCATGCCCGGCGGGAGTACCTCCAGCAGTGCGGGCCGGTGGCCATCGTCGCCAATAGTTGGCGTCCGGGACTGATCAAGTGGACCCGAGAGATCATGGCCGCCGGCGCCACCCGGGATGTCCAGCTCCCGGTCGCCCAGCCGTTCGCCGTAGCGCCCGGTGAGGCACTCGACCTACCCGGGGCACCCGTCCCGGTCGCCACGCCCGGACACACCAGCGGTCACTGCGCCTATTTCCTGCCCGCCGTCGGCGCGGTGGCCACCGGCGACACGCTCGTCACCGGGCACGCCACTTCCGCGGTGGAAGGCCCGCAGCTGCTGCTGTCGATGTTCAACCACGACGAGGCCGCCACGGTGGCCGCACTGGACGCTCTCGCTCCGTTGGACGCCGACATTCTGCTCCCCGGTCACGGTCCGGTATGGCGGGGCTCGCTGCGCAGCGCCACTGCCGTCGCCCGCGAGAGAAGCTGA
- a CDS encoding Type VI secretion system effector, Hcp: MSVVTNAGSSSGNSTGGSGDGGGRGGGHGKAAQPPPAIAVQHCAVEPLGSNMIGMRALIEALGIDAAEDLAPSTPRPGLALDAQLRCELGLGRRSGAGSSNGGEPAGLESIDLDLHQYSWGEGLIAPSMALATPITVPHGSGEFVLVAAPSAASPVLFGAMITGEVFDRVVVTVSRATPGACDVDFLRIELSAAMVCGFHEFGVGTASILETTTLTYAQLRYVYYPQNADGSYGVPAMGRWSRRPS, translated from the coding sequence ATGTCGGTCGTCACGAATGCGGGCAGCAGTTCGGGCAATTCGACGGGCGGTTCGGGTGACGGCGGAGGGCGCGGCGGAGGTCACGGCAAGGCTGCGCAGCCGCCCCCCGCAATCGCCGTGCAGCACTGTGCGGTGGAGCCCCTGGGTTCGAACATGATCGGCATGCGGGCCCTGATCGAGGCGCTCGGAATCGACGCCGCCGAAGATCTCGCGCCGTCGACGCCACGCCCCGGGTTGGCCCTCGATGCGCAACTGCGGTGCGAACTGGGCCTGGGACGCCGGTCGGGCGCCGGTAGCTCAAACGGGGGTGAGCCCGCAGGCCTGGAGAGCATCGACTTGGACCTGCACCAGTACTCCTGGGGTGAGGGGTTGATCGCACCGTCGATGGCCCTCGCCACTCCGATCACAGTGCCGCACGGCAGCGGCGAATTCGTCCTCGTCGCCGCCCCGAGCGCGGCGTCGCCGGTGCTCTTCGGCGCGATGATCACGGGTGAGGTCTTCGATCGGGTGGTCGTCACCGTCTCACGAGCCACTCCGGGTGCGTGCGACGTGGATTTCCTGCGCATCGAGCTCAGTGCGGCGATGGTCTGCGGCTTCCACGAATTCGGCGTCGGCACCGCGTCGATCCTGGAGACGACGACCCTGACCTACGCGCAACTGCGTTACGTGTACTACCCGCAGAACGCGGATGGTTCCTACGGAGTACCCGCGATGGGACGGTGGAGCCGACGGCCATCCTGA
- a CDS encoding Predicted integral membrane protein yields MLKFILALHILTAIFAVGPLVGASTTAVRGVRAGDGGAVAASARTVRIYGYASILVVALGFGLVQDKWHIKFSDGWVIASILLWVVATAIALFLLVPALEKAATQLQAGETAAALRGQVAASGGIIGLIYAAIVFLMVYGPKH; encoded by the coding sequence ATGCTGAAGTTCATCCTTGCCCTGCATATCCTGACGGCCATCTTCGCGGTCGGGCCGCTCGTCGGGGCCAGCACCACCGCAGTTCGCGGTGTGCGGGCCGGGGACGGCGGTGCGGTGGCGGCCAGCGCGAGAACGGTGCGTATCTACGGCTATGCGTCGATCCTCGTCGTGGCGCTGGGATTCGGGCTCGTCCAGGACAAGTGGCACATCAAGTTCAGCGACGGCTGGGTGATCGCCTCGATCCTGCTCTGGGTGGTCGCGACGGCGATCGCACTCTTCCTGCTGGTGCCGGCGCTCGAGAAGGCCGCGACCCAGTTGCAGGCCGGTGAGACCGCGGCAGCCTTGCGGGGTCAGGTCGCGGCCAGCGGCGGGATCATCGGGCTTATCTATGCGGCGATCGTCTTCTTGATGGTCTACGGCCCCAAACACTGA
- a CDS encoding glutamyl-tRNA synthetase: MSAPISTATGSDIRVRFCPSPTGNPHVGLVRTCLFNWAYARHVGGTFVFRIEDTDAARDSQESYDALLNALKWLGMTWDEGPEVGGPYGPYRQSERSSIYAEIIEKLKDGGFLYESFASAEEIEARHKAAGRDPKLGYDGYDRDLTDAQRAEYRAAGRTPVLRLRMPDEDLSWDDLVRGEVTFAAGTVPDFVVVRATGDPLYTLVNPVDDALMRITHVLRGEDLLSSTPRQIALYRALIAVGVTDFVPQFGHLPYVMGEGNKKLSKRDPQSALNVYRESGYLPEGLLNYLALLGWSIADDHDIFSLSEMVAAFDVTDVNANPARFDLKKCESINATHMRMLDPDDFAARLGFYLADKGIEREASQLSAAAPLIQERITTLGDAVDLLEFLFVSDTEFSVDPAAAAKNLGEKAEPVLSAAVKSLENIGDWRTATIEAALKESLIDGLELKPRLAFTPIRVAATGKTISPPLFESLELLGQAKTLARLKAALA, from the coding sequence ATGAGCGCCCCGATCAGCACCGCGACCGGCAGTGATATCCGCGTCCGCTTCTGCCCGTCGCCGACCGGGAACCCGCACGTCGGGCTGGTCCGCACCTGCCTCTTCAACTGGGCCTATGCGCGGCACGTCGGGGGTACGTTCGTCTTCCGGATCGAGGACACCGACGCCGCTCGGGATTCGCAGGAGTCCTATGACGCGCTGCTGAATGCCCTGAAATGGCTGGGGATGACCTGGGACGAGGGGCCGGAGGTCGGTGGTCCGTACGGGCCGTACCGGCAGAGCGAACGCAGCAGTATCTACGCCGAGATCATCGAGAAGCTGAAGGACGGCGGCTTCCTCTACGAGTCGTTCGCCAGTGCCGAGGAGATCGAGGCCCGGCACAAAGCGGCCGGTCGTGATCCGAAACTCGGCTACGACGGTTACGACCGCGACCTCACCGACGCCCAGCGCGCTGAGTACCGAGCCGCCGGGCGTACGCCGGTGCTGCGCCTGCGGATGCCGGACGAGGACCTCAGCTGGGACGACCTGGTGCGGGGTGAGGTGACCTTCGCGGCCGGCACCGTCCCTGACTTCGTCGTCGTCCGGGCGACTGGGGACCCTCTGTATACGTTGGTGAATCCGGTCGACGACGCGCTCATGCGGATCACCCATGTGCTGCGCGGCGAGGACCTGCTCTCCTCGACCCCGCGCCAGATCGCGCTCTACCGGGCCCTGATCGCCGTCGGCGTGACGGACTTCGTGCCGCAGTTCGGGCATCTGCCGTATGTGATGGGTGAGGGGAACAAGAAGCTATCGAAGCGCGATCCGCAGTCGGCCCTCAACGTGTACCGGGAGAGCGGTTACTTGCCAGAGGGGCTGCTCAACTACCTGGCCCTGCTCGGGTGGTCGATCGCCGATGATCACGACATCTTCTCGCTGTCGGAGATGGTCGCAGCCTTTGACGTGACCGACGTGAACGCAAATCCGGCCCGTTTCGATTTGAAGAAGTGCGAGTCGATCAACGCGACGCACATGCGGATGCTCGACCCCGACGACTTCGCCGCCCGGCTGGGTTTCTACCTTGCCGATAAGGGGATTGAGCGCGAGGCTAGCCAGTTGAGCGCGGCCGCGCCGCTGATTCAGGAGCGGATCACCACTCTCGGCGACGCCGTCGATCTGCTCGAGTTCCTCTTCGTCAGCGACACCGAGTTCAGCGTGGATCCGGCGGCGGCGGCGAAGAATCTCGGGGAGAAGGCGGAGCCGGTGCTCTCGGCTGCCGTTAAGAGCCTGGAAAACATTGGTGATTGGCGCACCGCAACGATCGAGGCGGCCCTCAAGGAGAGCCTCATCGACGGTCTGGAGTTGAAGCCGCGGCTCGCCTTCACCCCGATTCGGGTCGCCGCCACCGGCAAGACGATCTCGCCTCCGCTCTTCGAGTCGCTGGAACTCCTCGGGCAGGCCAAGACGCTGGCCCGTCTTAAGGCGGCACTCGCTTGA
- a CDS encoding 2-keto-4-pentenoate hydratase/2-oxohepta-3-ene-1,7-dioic acid hydratase (catechol pathway) gives MEGPPNAPVERLTVAAITEHPFGPIAFTGDRWALADVRLLAPILPSKVVAIGKNYLDHVKEMGGDAAPTVPVIFLKPSTSVIGTGDVIRLPATSQRVDHEAELAIVIGRPGKDITRENAMSYVLGYTCANDVTARDQQQSDGQWARAKGYDSFCPIGPWIETVLDPADLQITARVNGELRQDGRTSQLVHDIPALIAFMSSVMTLLPGDVILTGTPSGVGPIKDGDRVEIEIEGIGTLANTVQAKK, from the coding sequence GTGGAGGGACCGCCCAACGCGCCGGTTGAGCGTCTCACCGTCGCCGCCATCACCGAGCACCCCTTCGGCCCGATCGCCTTCACCGGCGACCGCTGGGCCCTGGCCGACGTGCGCCTGCTGGCCCCGATCCTGCCGAGCAAGGTCGTCGCGATCGGCAAGAACTACCTCGATCACGTCAAGGAGATGGGGGGCGACGCCGCGCCCACCGTCCCGGTGATCTTCCTCAAGCCGTCGACGTCGGTGATCGGCACCGGGGACGTGATCCGTCTGCCGGCCACCTCGCAGCGCGTCGATCACGAGGCCGAACTCGCGATCGTCATCGGGCGTCCCGGCAAGGACATCACCCGCGAGAACGCGATGAGCTATGTCCTGGGCTACACCTGCGCCAACGACGTCACCGCCCGGGATCAGCAGCAGAGTGACGGGCAGTGGGCCCGGGCCAAGGGCTACGACTCCTTCTGCCCGATCGGCCCGTGGATCGAGACGGTCCTCGATCCGGCTGACCTCCAGATCACGGCGCGGGTCAACGGCGAGCTCCGCCAGGATGGTCGCACCAGCCAGTTGGTGCACGACATCCCGGCGCTCATCGCCTTCATGTCGTCGGTGATGACGCTGCTGCCCGGTGACGTGATCCTCACCGGCACGCCGTCCGGCGTCGGTCCGATCAAGGACGGTGATCGGGTGGAGATCGAGATCGAAGGTATCGGCACCCTCGCCAACACCGTGCAGGCCAAGAAATGA